Proteins encoded within one genomic window of Variovorax sp. OAS795:
- a CDS encoding YiaA/YiaB family inner membrane protein yields MQPLSSTTVSIQRDTRAWQFQVWASFAVAVFLCATGLSWLPGEALDRAFMVMGYVFCLSTAFMLAKFVRDSQHADAGGTGRDVPMWRLVVWGSFFTAMGLTGWGLVRMEINDAYKAFLGVSWMFLVSSAFTLAKTLRDRHEADLIEARLQGRRAARQEAAGSSASAE; encoded by the coding sequence ATGCAACCCCTCTCATCCACCACCGTCTCGATCCAGCGCGACACGCGGGCCTGGCAGTTCCAGGTCTGGGCTTCCTTCGCTGTCGCCGTGTTCCTCTGCGCCACCGGCCTGAGCTGGCTGCCGGGCGAGGCGCTGGACCGTGCGTTCATGGTGATGGGCTATGTGTTCTGCCTCAGCACCGCCTTCATGCTGGCCAAGTTCGTGCGCGACAGCCAGCACGCGGACGCGGGCGGCACCGGCCGCGACGTGCCGATGTGGCGCCTGGTGGTCTGGGGCAGCTTCTTCACCGCCATGGGCCTGACCGGCTGGGGCCTCGTGCGGATGGAGATCAACGACGCGTACAAGGCCTTCCTGGGCGTGAGCTGGATGTTCCTCGTCAGCTCGGCCTTCACGCTGGCCAAGACGCTGCGCGACCGCCACGAAGCCGACCTGATCGAAGCGCGCCTGCAAGGCAGACGTGCCGCCCGCCAGGAAGCGGCCGGTTCCTCTGCATCGGCTGAGTGA
- a CDS encoding helix-turn-helix transcriptional regulator, with translation MSTTVDLVQALKNELKSARMTYADLARSLDMAESSVKRMLAKSDMPLSRVDAICRALKIDFAELARRVADAQPLLKELTQEQERAVVKDKKLLLVAISVLSQWTLEQIVSSYRISEAECIGFLAQLDRIGIIELRPLNRYRLKLAKTFRWRPHGPVMEFFRENVVLDYYRGGFDGPAEGLLLVHGSISRSLAPAFLERLQRVAQDFAQQHQTDQKLSAKDREGYTLLLGMRNWEFEAFTRLRRA, from the coding sequence ATGAGCACCACGGTCGACCTCGTCCAAGCCCTCAAGAACGAACTCAAGAGCGCCCGAATGACCTATGCCGACCTCGCCCGGTCGCTCGACATGGCCGAGTCCAGCGTGAAGCGCATGCTGGCCAAGAGCGACATGCCGCTGTCGCGCGTCGACGCGATCTGCCGTGCGCTCAAGATCGACTTTGCCGAACTCGCGCGCCGCGTGGCCGACGCCCAGCCGCTGCTCAAGGAGCTCACGCAGGAGCAGGAAAGGGCCGTGGTCAAGGACAAGAAGCTGCTGCTGGTGGCGATCAGCGTGCTGAGCCAGTGGACGCTGGAGCAGATCGTCTCCTCCTACCGGATCAGCGAGGCCGAATGCATCGGCTTCCTTGCGCAGCTGGACCGCATCGGCATCATCGAGCTGCGCCCGCTCAACCGCTACCGGCTGAAGCTGGCCAAGACCTTCCGCTGGCGGCCGCATGGGCCGGTGATGGAGTTCTTTCGCGAGAACGTGGTGCTCGACTACTACCGTGGCGGTTTCGACGGGCCGGCCGAAGGGCTGCTGCTGGTGCACGGCTCCATCAGCCGCTCGCTGGCGCCGGCGTTCCTGGAGCGCCTGCAGCGCGTGGCGCAGGACTTTGCGCAGCAGCACCAGACCGACCAGAAGCTCTCGGCCAAGGACCGCGAGGGCTACACGCTGCTCCTGGGCATGCGCAACTGGGAGTTCGAGGCTTTCACGCGCCTGCGCCGAGCCTGA
- a CDS encoding DUF2145 domain-containing protein, with product MKRACFPALLLALVAALPLQAQAGRSCEQARPTAELIVKGMQLAERTSQQLDASGARVVLLARAGQDLSKYGLRYSHLGIAYKTDEGPWRVVHKLNQCGTAEAAVYRQGLGEFFLDDLWRYEAAWSVPTPQVQAQLLAALRESPARITRLNVAPYSIVSYAWGQKYQQSNQWAVETLAAAMEPATVGSRAQAQAWMQFKGYEPTTLRLGPLTRLGGRVGSANVAFDDHPSDKRFSDRIETVTVDSVFAWLPRAGLGAAPVAFRL from the coding sequence ATGAAGCGCGCATGCTTTCCCGCGCTGCTGCTGGCGCTTGTGGCCGCACTGCCGCTGCAGGCGCAGGCCGGCCGCTCCTGCGAGCAGGCCAGGCCGACCGCCGAGCTGATCGTCAAGGGCATGCAGCTGGCCGAGCGCACGTCGCAGCAGCTGGACGCGAGCGGCGCGCGCGTGGTGCTGCTGGCCAGGGCCGGGCAGGACCTGAGCAAATACGGCCTGCGCTACTCGCACCTGGGCATCGCCTACAAGACCGACGAGGGCCCGTGGCGCGTGGTGCACAAGCTCAACCAGTGCGGCACGGCCGAGGCCGCGGTGTACCGGCAGGGGCTGGGGGAGTTCTTCCTGGACGACCTCTGGCGCTACGAAGCGGCCTGGTCGGTGCCCACGCCGCAGGTGCAGGCACAGCTCCTGGCCGCGCTGCGTGAATCGCCGGCGCGCATCACCCGGCTGAACGTGGCGCCCTACAGCATCGTGAGCTACGCCTGGGGCCAGAAGTACCAGCAGTCGAACCAGTGGGCCGTCGAGACGCTGGCCGCCGCCATGGAGCCCGCCACCGTCGGCAGCCGCGCGCAGGCCCAGGCGTGGATGCAGTTCAAGGGCTACGAACCGACGACACTGCGGCTCGGCCCATTGACTCGCCTCGGAGGCCGCGTGGGCTCGGCCAACGTGGCCTTCGACGATCATCCGAGCGACAAGCGCTTTTCGGACCGGATCGAAACGGTCACGGTGGATTCCGTGTTCGCCTGGCTGCCGCGCGCAGGGCTGGGTGCGGCGCCGGTGGCGTTCAGGCTGTAG
- a CDS encoding MFS transporter: protein MTNPAAATAATPPHEANAHANQFALLGQRRFAPFFWTQFAGAANDNLFKFAFTVMVTYQLQLSWMPPAMAGLAIGALFILPFLLFSATAGQLTDKFDKTKIIRFVKNLEIAIMLLAAWGFVRADAPVLLGCVFLMGLHSTLFGPVKFAYLPQVLDARELTGGNGMVEMGTFVAILLGQVAGGLLVALPQVGHTTVAVACVLLALVGRGVAQAIPAAPATDPGLVINWNPFSETWRNLKLAHGNIVVFRSLLGISWMWFFGAVFLSQFPSFAKEVLHGDEQVASLLLVVFSVGIGVGSLLCETLSRRQVEIGLVPLGAIGMSVFAIDLYFASRALPPVAVMGLGTFVGQAAHWRVMADLALLSLFAGLYSVPMYALIQLRSQPTHRARIIAANNILNALFMIGSSVIAGALLGAGFTIPQIFLFTGIANAVVAFYIFMLVPEYLLRFIAWMLSHFVYRFEIKGDEHIPTEGAAVLVCNHVSFIDAILLMAASPRPIRFIMDHRIFKVPVLGWLFKLAKAIPIAPQKEDPAAYEAAFARALQVLREGDLLAIFPEGAITRDGKLQPFKGGVMKIIESARAEGIEPPVIPMALTNLWGSYFSRIELRGGENVAMAKPFRRGFFSRVGLRVGNPVPPSDVRPEALQQRVSGLLGA, encoded by the coding sequence ATGACAAACCCCGCCGCTGCCACTGCCGCCACGCCGCCTCACGAAGCGAACGCGCACGCCAACCAGTTCGCGCTCCTCGGGCAGCGGCGCTTCGCACCCTTCTTCTGGACGCAGTTCGCGGGCGCGGCGAACGACAACCTCTTCAAGTTCGCCTTCACTGTCATGGTGACCTACCAGCTCCAGCTGAGCTGGATGCCGCCGGCCATGGCGGGCCTGGCGATCGGCGCGCTGTTCATCCTGCCGTTCCTGCTGTTCTCCGCCACGGCGGGGCAGCTCACCGACAAGTTCGACAAGACGAAGATCATCCGCTTCGTCAAGAACCTCGAGATCGCGATCATGCTGCTGGCGGCCTGGGGCTTCGTCCGGGCCGACGCGCCGGTGCTGCTGGGCTGCGTGTTTCTCATGGGCCTGCATTCCACGCTGTTCGGGCCGGTCAAGTTCGCCTACCTGCCGCAGGTGCTCGATGCGCGCGAGCTCACGGGCGGCAACGGCATGGTCGAGATGGGCACCTTCGTCGCCATCCTGCTCGGGCAGGTCGCGGGCGGGCTGCTGGTGGCCTTGCCGCAGGTCGGCCATACCACGGTGGCGGTGGCCTGCGTGCTGCTGGCACTGGTGGGGCGCGGGGTGGCACAGGCCATTCCGGCGGCGCCCGCCACCGACCCGGGGCTGGTGATCAACTGGAACCCGTTCAGCGAGACCTGGCGCAACCTCAAGCTCGCGCACGGCAACATCGTGGTGTTCCGCTCGCTGCTGGGCATCTCGTGGATGTGGTTCTTCGGTGCCGTGTTCCTGAGCCAGTTCCCCAGCTTCGCGAAGGAAGTGCTGCATGGCGACGAGCAGGTGGCCTCGCTGCTGCTGGTGGTGTTCTCGGTGGGCATCGGCGTGGGCTCGCTGCTGTGCGAGACGCTGAGCCGCCGGCAGGTGGAAATCGGCCTGGTGCCGCTGGGCGCCATCGGCATGAGCGTGTTCGCCATCGACCTGTACTTTGCGTCGCGCGCGCTGCCGCCCGTGGCGGTCATGGGGCTCGGCACCTTCGTGGGCCAGGCCGCGCACTGGCGCGTGATGGCCGACCTGGCGCTGCTGTCGCTCTTCGCGGGGCTGTACAGCGTGCCGATGTACGCACTGATCCAGCTGCGCAGCCAGCCCACGCACCGCGCGCGCATCATCGCGGCCAACAACATCCTCAATGCGCTGTTCATGATCGGCAGCTCGGTCATTGCGGGTGCGCTGCTCGGCGCCGGCTTCACGATCCCGCAGATCTTCCTTTTCACCGGCATCGCCAACGCGGTGGTGGCGTTCTACATCTTCATGCTGGTCCCGGAGTACCTGCTGCGCTTCATCGCGTGGATGCTGTCGCACTTTGTCTACCGCTTCGAGATCAAGGGCGACGAGCACATCCCGACCGAAGGCGCGGCGGTGCTGGTGTGCAACCACGTGAGCTTCATCGACGCCATCCTGCTGATGGCCGCGAGCCCGCGCCCGATCCGCTTCATCATGGACCACCGGATCTTCAAGGTGCCGGTGCTCGGCTGGCTGTTCAAGCTGGCCAAGGCCATCCCCATCGCGCCGCAAAAAGAAGACCCGGCGGCCTACGAAGCCGCCTTCGCCAGGGCGCTGCAGGTGCTGCGCGAAGGCGACCTGCTGGCGATCTTTCCCGAGGGTGCCATCACCCGCGACGGCAAGCTGCAGCCCTTCAAGGGCGGCGTGATGAAGATCATCGAAAGCGCGCGCGCCGAAGGCATCGAGCCGCCGGTGATCCCGATGGCGCTGACCAATCTCTGGGGCTCCTACTTCAGCCGCATCGAGCTGCGCGGCGGTGAGAACGTGGCCATGGCGAAGCCTTTCCGCCGCGGCTTCTTCAGCCGTGTCGGGCTGCGTGTCGGCAACCCCGTGCCGCCGTCCGACGTGCGGCCGGAGGCGCTGCAGCAGCGCGTGAGCGGCCTGCTGGGGGCCTGA
- a CDS encoding DUF3597 domain-containing protein, translating to MSIFGSILSKIFPSAHAANAPAAAPAPAPAPAGAPAAAAPPPAITVVDVEALLDGMPGASSLNWRTSIVDLMKLLGLDSSLDARKQLAAELSYGADTSDSAKMNIWLHRQVMTKLAANGGKVPAELRD from the coding sequence ATGAGCATTTTCGGCAGCATTCTTTCCAAGATTTTCCCGTCCGCACACGCCGCCAACGCACCTGCGGCTGCCCCGGCACCCGCCCCCGCCCCCGCGGGCGCGCCGGCCGCCGCGGCACCGCCGCCGGCCATCACGGTGGTCGACGTCGAGGCCCTGCTCGACGGCATGCCCGGCGCGAGCAGCCTCAACTGGCGCACCTCCATCGTCGACCTGATGAAGCTGCTCGGCCTGGACAGCAGCCTCGACGCACGCAAGCAGCTGGCCGCCGAGCTCAGCTATGGCGCCGACACCAGCGACAGCGCCAAGATGAACATCTGGCTGCACCGGCAGGTCATGACCAAGCTGGCGGCCAACGGCGGCAAGGTGCCGGCCGAACTGCGCGACTGA
- a CDS encoding serine endopeptidase has protein sequence MSKSLRLSEKWFRRGLWLVALVFASFLIGLGGTVVGDLPKVERALQLDDFIDRTAAAPLRETINAAEKAERAASRELEQISLQLGTAQQASANARETFGNWLATRRATAQPDQDTELIARTKALDALKSKEDAVQRKVDAQHQIVLDAQQGEQRARESLAVLERAAQEKLEAEYRRVELRVFLYRLALTLPLLVAAAWLFVKKRKGTYWPFVWGFIFFALFAFFVELVPYLPSYGGYVRYVVGIVATVLVGRYAIVALNRYLARQKLAEQQPDQVRREELSYDTALTRLGKNVCPGCERPVDLKNNEIDFCPHCGIGLFDHCGQCETRKSAFSKFCHACGTSAAPRVPPASPGSSADSFTPGAPVLPAV, from the coding sequence ATGAGCAAGTCATTGCGTCTGTCAGAGAAGTGGTTCCGTCGCGGCCTGTGGCTGGTGGCCCTGGTGTTCGCGAGCTTCCTGATCGGGCTCGGCGGCACCGTCGTGGGCGACCTGCCGAAGGTCGAGCGTGCGCTCCAGCTCGACGATTTCATCGACCGCACTGCGGCCGCGCCGCTGCGCGAGACGATCAACGCGGCGGAAAAGGCCGAACGGGCGGCGTCACGGGAGCTCGAGCAGATCAGCCTGCAGCTCGGTACCGCGCAGCAGGCGAGCGCAAACGCCCGCGAGACCTTCGGCAACTGGCTTGCCACCCGGCGCGCCACCGCCCAACCGGACCAGGACACGGAGCTGATCGCGCGCACCAAGGCGCTCGACGCGCTCAAGAGCAAGGAAGACGCGGTGCAGCGCAAGGTGGATGCGCAACACCAGATCGTGCTCGATGCGCAGCAGGGCGAGCAGCGTGCCCGCGAATCGCTCGCGGTGCTGGAGCGCGCGGCCCAGGAGAAGCTGGAGGCCGAGTACCGCCGCGTCGAACTGCGCGTGTTCCTCTACCGGCTCGCACTCACGCTGCCCCTGCTGGTGGCTGCGGCCTGGCTGTTCGTGAAGAAGCGCAAGGGCACCTACTGGCCCTTTGTCTGGGGCTTCATCTTCTTTGCGCTGTTCGCATTCTTCGTCGAGCTGGTGCCCTACCTGCCGAGCTACGGCGGCTACGTGCGCTACGTGGTGGGCATCGTGGCGACGGTGCTCGTGGGGCGCTACGCCATCGTCGCGCTGAACCGCTACCTCGCACGCCAGAAGCTGGCCGAGCAGCAGCCCGACCAGGTACGGCGCGAGGAGCTCAGCTATGACACCGCGCTCACGCGGCTCGGCAAGAACGTGTGCCCCGGGTGCGAGCGGCCGGTCGACCTGAAGAACAACGAGATCGACTTCTGCCCGCACTGCGGCATCGGCCTGTTCGACCACTGCGGCCAATGCGAAACCCGCAAGAGCGCGTTCTCCAAGTTCTGCCATGCCTGCGGGACTTCCGCCGCGCCGCGCGTGCCGCCCGCATCGCCGGGAAGCTCCGCGGATTCGTTCACACCCGGCGCGCCGGTCCTGCCTGCCGTGTAG
- a CDS encoding SDR family oxidoreductase — translation MTTASSSSTAACTARYPSLAGRTVFISGGATGIGEALVRAFHAQGAKVGFCDLDAAAGRALASRLQGGHPALFCECDVTDTAALTAAIGAVRAQFGPVGVLLNNAANDRRHEMADVTSEDFDRLVAVNFKHQFFAAQAVAEDMRALGGGSIINFGSISWMIKGRGYPVYQACKAAARGLTRSLARDLGKENIRVNSIVPGWVMTERQLKLWVKPESGAEIDAAQCLPGRVMAEDIAAMALFLAADDSRMCTAQDFVVDAGWT, via the coding sequence ATGACCACCGCTTCATCTTCATCAACCGCCGCCTGCACCGCCCGCTACCCCTCGCTGGCCGGCCGCACCGTGTTCATCTCGGGCGGCGCCACCGGCATCGGCGAGGCGCTGGTGCGGGCGTTCCACGCGCAGGGCGCGAAAGTCGGCTTCTGCGATCTGGACGCCGCCGCGGGCCGCGCACTCGCGTCCCGGCTGCAGGGCGGCCACCCGGCGCTGTTCTGCGAATGCGACGTGACCGACACGGCCGCGCTCACCGCCGCCATCGGCGCGGTCCGCGCGCAGTTCGGGCCGGTCGGCGTTCTGCTGAACAACGCGGCCAACGACCGGCGCCACGAGATGGCCGACGTGACGAGCGAAGACTTCGACCGCCTGGTGGCCGTCAACTTCAAGCACCAGTTCTTCGCGGCGCAGGCGGTTGCGGAGGACATGCGCGCACTGGGCGGCGGCTCGATCATCAACTTCGGCTCGATCAGCTGGATGATCAAGGGCCGCGGCTACCCCGTCTACCAGGCCTGCAAGGCTGCGGCACGCGGCCTCACGCGCTCGCTGGCGCGCGACCTGGGCAAGGAGAACATCCGCGTCAATTCGATCGTGCCGGGCTGGGTCATGACCGAGCGGCAGCTCAAGCTCTGGGTCAAGCCGGAATCGGGTGCCGAGATCGATGCCGCCCAGTGCCTGCCGGGCCGCGTGATGGCCGAGGACATCGCCGCCATGGCGCTCTTCCTTGCGGCGGACGATTCGAGGATGTGCACCGCGCAAGACTTCGTCGTGGACGCCGGCTGGACCTGA